The following are encoded together in the Syngnathus scovelli strain Florida chromosome 12, RoL_Ssco_1.2, whole genome shotgun sequence genome:
- the kcnk1b gene encoding potassium channel subfamily K member 1b, whose product MLQSVASSSCMQIIQTNKSTWYFVFLVLGYILYLIFGAIVFSSVELPYEAALRKDLMETKANFLRDHECITEESLERFVKEALDASNYGVSILNNTTNWNWDFTSALFFASTVLSTTGYGHTAPLSEGGKTFCIIYSAFGIPFTLLFLTAVVQRIMVYSTRKPISYIHIRWGVSKPLVAIIHSCLLAFLAITCIFLIPAAIFSALEENWNFLESFYFCFISLSTIGLGDYVPGEAANQKFRELYKLGITFYLIMGLIIMLVVLETFCELQQLKQLRKMFYLKKEKTRDRLAILEHDHLSFNSVEDSAQSDDKARMFVSVSSLSSHSGDFMIQ is encoded by the exons ATGCTCCAGTCCGTTGCTAGTAGTTCGTGCATGCAGATCATCCAGACCAACAAATCGACGTGGTATTTTGTGTTTCTGGTGCTGGGCTACATCCTTTATCTGATCTTCGGGGCCATCGTCTTTTCGTCCGTCGAGCTGCCATACGAAGCCGCCCTGCGGAAGGACCTGATGGAAACGAAAGCGAATTTCCTCCGGGACCACGAGTGCATCACGGAGGAGAGCCTGGAGCGCTTTGTCAAGGAAGCGCTCGACGCGAGCAATTACGGCGTGTCCATCCTCAACAACACCACTAACTGGAACTGGGACTTCACCTCTGCGCTCTTTTTTGCCAGCACCGTGCTCTCCACCACAG GTTATGGTCACACAGCCCCACTGTCAGAGGGTGGCAAGACTTTCTGCATTATCTACTCTGCGTTCGGCATACCGTtcaccctcctcttcctcaccgcCGTGGTGCAAAGGATCATGGTTTACAGCACAAGGAAACCTATTTCGTACATCCACATACGCTGGGGCGTGTCCAAACCTCTGGTGGCCATCATCCACTCTTGTCTTCTGGCTTTTTTGGCCATCACTTGCATCTTCCTCATCCCCGCGGCCATCTTCTCGGCACTGGAGGAAAACTGGAACTTCTTGGAGTCGTTCTACTTCTGCTTTATCTCGCTCAGCACCATCGGATTGGGCGATTATGTGCCAGGAGAGGCGGCTAACCAGAAGTTCAGGGAGCTCTACAAACTTGGAATCACTT TCTACTTGATCATGGGCCTGATCATCATGCTTGTGGTCCTGGAGACTTTCTGCGAGCTGCAGCAGCTGAAGCAACTGAGGAAGATGTTTTACCTGAAAAAGGAAAAGACGCGAGACCGCCTGGCCATCCTGGAGCACGACCACCTTTCCTTCAACTCTGTGGAGGACAGTGCACAAAGCGACGACAAGGCCCGCATGTTCGTTAGTGTCTCAAGTCTGTCCTCTCATAGCGGCGACTTCATGATCCAGTAG